A single window of Rhizobium sp. CCGE531 DNA harbors:
- a CDS encoding glutathione S-transferase, producing the protein MRYELYYWDDIQGRGEFVRLALEHAGADYVDICRGQASEGQGMPAMLAIMENGVESGIPFAPPFLKDGDLLIPHVANILMYLGLKLGVAPKDEGQRHVLNGLQLTITDLVAEVHDTHHPIAISKYYEDQKQEAKARTAEFIDNRIPKFLGYFERVLQQNPDGPSHIFGKSLTYVDLSLFQIHEGLRYAFPRATACLGQHYPLLTALHDAVMKLPNIARYLQSDRRIPFNEDGIFRHYSELDKDMA; encoded by the coding sequence ATGCGTTATGAACTCTATTATTGGGATGACATCCAGGGACGTGGCGAATTCGTCCGGCTGGCGCTGGAGCATGCCGGTGCCGACTATGTCGATATCTGCCGTGGCCAGGCCAGCGAAGGGCAGGGAATGCCGGCCATGCTGGCGATCATGGAAAATGGTGTGGAATCCGGCATCCCGTTTGCTCCGCCGTTTCTCAAGGATGGCGACCTCCTTATTCCGCATGTGGCGAATATCCTGATGTATCTCGGCCTGAAACTTGGTGTTGCGCCAAAGGACGAAGGACAGCGCCATGTGTTGAATGGCCTACAATTGACGATCACCGATCTCGTCGCCGAGGTACACGATACGCATCATCCGATCGCCATTTCGAAATATTACGAAGACCAGAAGCAAGAGGCCAAGGCTCGCACCGCCGAATTCATCGACAATCGTATTCCGAAATTCCTCGGATATTTCGAGCGCGTGCTGCAGCAGAACCCGGATGGACCGAGCCATATTTTCGGCAAGAGCCTGACCTATGTCGATCTCTCGCTCTTCCAGATCCATGAAGGATTGCGCTATGCTTTTCCACGCGCAACCGCCTGTCTCGGCCAGCACTATCCGCTTTTGACGGCGCTGCATGATGCTGTCATGAAACTGCCCAATATTGCTCGCTATCTTCAATCCGATCGCCGCATCCCCTTCAATGAGGACGGCATTTTCCGGCACTATTCGGAGCTGGATAAAGATATGGCGTGA
- a CDS encoding plasmid stabilization protein, giving the protein MPRGDKSAYSGKQKRKAEHIEEGYEDRGVSHGEAERRAWATVNKESGGGKKSGSGRGHPESHESSEKGGKIGGRAAAKRPASERSASAKKAAATRKRHEHRTHS; this is encoded by the coding sequence ATGCCACGAGGAGACAAATCCGCCTATAGCGGCAAGCAGAAGCGCAAGGCCGAGCATATCGAGGAAGGCTATGAGGACCGCGGCGTTTCTCACGGAGAAGCGGAGCGACGCGCTTGGGCGACCGTCAACAAGGAAAGCGGCGGCGGCAAAAAGTCCGGCTCGGGCCGCGGTCATCCGGAAAGTCATGAATCTTCCGAGAAAGGCGGCAAGATCGGCGGACGCGCCGCGGCAAAACGGCCAGCGTCCGAGCGCTCCGCCTCCGCAAAGAAGGCGGCCGCGACGCGTAAACGTCACGAACATCGCACGCATTCATAG
- a CDS encoding DUF2934 domain-containing protein: MLEPRDEWIKKRAYAIWEEEGHPFGCDVEHWERASGERTALDESVTTAGGGEAKLKIKRKQAVAAAAAADEVVAKPASKKASKKAATAKA, encoded by the coding sequence ATGTTGGAACCTCGGGACGAATGGATCAAGAAGCGCGCATATGCCATCTGGGAAGAGGAGGGTCATCCCTTCGGGTGCGATGTCGAACACTGGGAACGGGCGAGCGGTGAGCGAACCGCGCTCGACGAAAGTGTCACGACCGCCGGTGGAGGCGAGGCCAAACTCAAGATCAAACGCAAGCAGGCGGTTGCCGCGGCGGCAGCCGCCGATGAGGTGGTCGCCAAACCAGCTTCCAAGAAGGCATCGAAGAAAGCCGCAACCGCAAAGGCGTAG
- a CDS encoding phosphatidylserine/phosphatidylglycerophosphate/cardiolipin synthase family protein, producing the protein MIDLVDAHWGQILAVLSITLGAAAAIHAAMTKEDVRAAIGWVGVVILSPIIGAVLYAFAGINRIRRASLSSQRDALFRKDANGELSSFDADDDQVRRLFGERFRSMKTLGDRVVRYTMSTGNTIEMLSSGDAAYAAMKAAIDGAERSILMETYIFDRDPIGLRIADALIAAAKRGVGVRVLIDAVGARYSVPSIMGYLSQGGVDVNVFNGNVIIGLRLPYANLRTHRKILSIDGRIAFTGGMNIRQGFTREFAHDHYARDMHFCVTGPAIADLFNTAAEDWRFTTGEVLSGPEWRIAAPSNEPGAPVFMRVVASGPDRSVETNHKMLIGALSVAHKSIRIMSPYFLPDRELISALVTAARRGVEVDIVVPTANNLVLVDRAMTAQFDQMLKNYCRIWRAEGPFNHSKLLAIDGIWAYVGSSNLDPRSLRLNFEVDLEVLDRGFADTIDAHIGTILETAHPVELEKLRARPFAIKLIEKVLWLGSPYL; encoded by the coding sequence ATGATCGACCTGGTGGATGCCCATTGGGGCCAAATTCTCGCTGTCCTGTCCATTACGCTGGGGGCAGCCGCCGCGATCCACGCGGCAATGACCAAAGAGGATGTTCGCGCGGCGATCGGCTGGGTCGGTGTCGTCATCCTGTCGCCCATCATCGGTGCCGTGCTCTATGCTTTCGCGGGTATCAATCGCATCCGCCGGGCCTCGCTCAGTTCACAGAGAGACGCACTCTTTCGCAAGGATGCGAATGGAGAACTCTCCAGCTTCGATGCCGATGACGACCAGGTGCGGCGGCTTTTCGGCGAGCGTTTCCGCTCGATGAAAACGCTCGGCGACCGCGTCGTCCGCTATACGATGAGCACCGGCAACACGATCGAAATGCTGAGCAGCGGCGATGCTGCCTATGCGGCAATGAAAGCCGCCATAGACGGCGCCGAACGCAGCATCCTGATGGAAACCTATATCTTCGATCGCGACCCGATCGGCCTGCGCATCGCCGACGCCCTGATCGCCGCCGCCAAGCGTGGCGTCGGCGTGCGCGTGCTGATCGACGCCGTCGGTGCCCGCTACTCCGTGCCGAGTATCATGGGTTATCTCAGCCAGGGCGGAGTGGACGTCAACGTATTCAATGGCAATGTCATCATCGGCCTCAGACTGCCCTACGCCAATCTGCGCACCCACCGCAAGATTCTGAGCATCGACGGGCGGATCGCCTTTACCGGCGGCATGAATATCCGCCAGGGATTCACGCGGGAATTCGCCCACGACCATTACGCCCGCGACATGCATTTCTGCGTGACGGGCCCGGCGATAGCCGATCTCTTCAACACCGCCGCCGAGGACTGGCGCTTTACGACCGGCGAGGTCCTCAGTGGTCCGGAATGGCGGATTGCGGCGCCCTCCAACGAGCCGGGAGCGCCGGTCTTCATGCGGGTGGTCGCTTCCGGTCCCGACCGCAGCGTCGAGACCAATCACAAGATGCTCATCGGCGCCTTGTCGGTGGCGCATAAATCGATCCGCATCATGTCGCCCTATTTCCTGCCGGACCGCGAACTGATCAGCGCGCTGGTCACGGCTGCCCGGCGCGGCGTCGAGGTCGACATCGTCGTGCCGACCGCCAACAATCTCGTGCTTGTCGACCGCGCCATGACGGCGCAGTTCGACCAGATGCTGAAAAATTATTGCCGCATCTGGCGCGCCGAGGGGCCGTTCAATCATTCCAAACTGCTGGCGATCGACGGAATCTGGGCTTATGTCGGCTCCTCCAATCTCGATCCCCGTTCCCTACGCCTGAATTTCGAGGTGGATCTGGAAGTGCTCGATCGCGGTTTTGCCGACACCATCGATGCCCATATCGGCACAATCCTGGAAACGGCGCATCCGGTCGAACTCGAAAAACTGCGGGCACGGCCCTTTGCCATCAAGCTCATCGAGAAGGTTCTCTGGCTCGGTTCACCCTATCTCTGA
- a CDS encoding endonuclease/exonuclease/phosphatase family protein codes for MKKNKESLRASILESLKSRNKSRPKPAGKPDRIEGTLIASYNVHKCVGADRRFDPERTSRVIHEIDADVIGLQEADTRFGERTGILDLRRLERETGLIPVPVAGVAKAHGWHGNVVLFKQGTVREVHQISLPGLEPRGALIAELELARGGNLRIIAAHLGLLHRSRAQQTRLIVDLMSDGGEIPTILLGDLNEWRLGDRSSLNTFQAAFGPLPPAVPSFPSTLPLLALDRIMANRRGMISAVEVHDSPLARVASDHLPIKAVVSLETLDSDAEARSQTA; via the coding sequence ATGAAAAAGAACAAAGAAAGTCTCCGTGCGAGCATTCTGGAAAGCCTGAAGAGCCGAAACAAATCGCGCCCCAAGCCGGCCGGCAAGCCGGATCGTATCGAGGGCACGTTGATCGCCTCCTACAATGTCCATAAATGCGTCGGCGCCGACCGGCGGTTCGATCCGGAAAGAACCAGCAGGGTCATTCATGAGATCGATGCAGACGTCATCGGCCTGCAGGAAGCCGATACGCGTTTCGGGGAACGCACGGGCATTCTCGATCTGCGCCGGCTCGAGCGCGAGACTGGGCTTATCCCCGTGCCCGTCGCCGGCGTTGCCAAGGCACATGGCTGGCATGGCAATGTCGTTCTTTTCAAGCAGGGCACGGTGCGCGAGGTGCATCAGATAAGCCTGCCGGGACTGGAGCCGCGCGGTGCCCTGATCGCCGAACTGGAATTGGCGCGCGGCGGAAACCTCAGGATCATTGCCGCGCATCTCGGCCTGCTCCACCGATCGCGGGCCCAGCAGACACGCCTGATCGTCGACCTGATGAGCGACGGCGGCGAGATCCCGACCATCCTGCTCGGCGACCTCAACGAGTGGCGGCTGGGCGACCGCTCATCGCTCAACACCTTCCAGGCCGCCTTCGGCCCGCTTCCTCCCGCTGTTCCGAGCTTTCCCTCGACGCTGCCGCTGCTGGCGCTCGATCGTATCATGGCAAACCGCCGCGGCATGATCTCGGCGGTCGAGGTGCATGACTCGCCGCTGGCCCGCGTTGCTTCCGACCATCTGCCCATCAAGGCCGTGGTCAGCCTGGAAACACTGGACAGTGACGCAGAGGCACGGTCGCAGACCGCCTAA
- a CDS encoding NAD(P)-dependent oxidoreductase produces MLKTLLLTGAAGGVGQAIRPLLSQIAESVVLSDLAPITDLRPNERFVACDLSDRGGVDAMVRGVDGIIHLGGISVEKPFDLILPGNIVGLYNLYEAARAAGKPRIVFASSNHTIGFYRRDERIDNKVPTRPDSLYGVSKVFGEAVASLYFDKFGQETLSVRIGSCFPEPRNTRMLATWFSVRDFLSLCGCAFDAPRLGHTIVYGASDNDEQWWDNSNAAFLGWRPRDSAAPWRAEILSKAPPEDPNDPTVIYQGGGFASAAHPED; encoded by the coding sequence ATGCTGAAAACTCTATTGCTGACTGGCGCCGCCGGCGGCGTCGGCCAGGCAATCAGGCCGCTTCTGTCGCAAATCGCCGAGAGCGTCGTATTGTCCGATCTGGCGCCGATAACCGATCTGCGTCCGAACGAGCGTTTCGTTGCCTGCGACCTTTCCGATCGTGGCGGCGTCGACGCCATGGTTAGGGGTGTCGATGGCATCATCCATCTGGGCGGCATCTCGGTGGAGAAGCCCTTCGACCTGATCCTGCCGGGCAATATCGTCGGTCTCTATAATCTCTACGAGGCGGCGCGCGCCGCCGGCAAGCCGCGCATCGTCTTTGCAAGCTCCAACCATACGATCGGCTTCTATCGCCGGGACGAGCGGATCGACAATAAGGTACCAACGCGGCCGGATTCGCTTTACGGCGTTTCGAAGGTATTCGGCGAAGCGGTCGCCAGCCTCTACTTCGACAAGTTCGGCCAGGAAACGCTTTCGGTGCGCATAGGCTCCTGCTTCCCCGAGCCGCGCAATACGCGCATGCTCGCCACCTGGTTCAGCGTCAGGGATTTTCTCTCCCTTTGCGGCTGCGCTTTCGACGCCCCCAGGCTCGGGCACACGATCGTCTACGGCGCCTCCGACAATGACGAACAATGGTGGGACAACAGCAACGCTGCCTTCCTCGGCTGGAGGCCGCGCGATAGCGCAGCACCTTGGCGGGCCGAAATCCTGTCGAAAGCGCCTCCGGAGGATCCGAATGATCCGACCGTCATCTACCAGGGCGGCGGCTTTGCCTCAGCCGCCCATCCGGAGGACTGA
- a CDS encoding sulfate/molybdate ABC transporter ATP-binding protein translates to MEVRVQKLRKEFGRFPALHDVSLDIRSSELIALLGPSGSGKTTLLRLIAGLETPTEGQIFFGDEDASRKTVQQRNIGFVFQHYALFRHMTVLDNISFGLKVRSASRRPPRDEIRRRAVELLELVQLNGLEKRYPAQLSGGQRQRVALARAMAVEPNVLLLDEPFGALDAQVRKDLRKWLREIHDRTGHTTVFVTHDQEEALELADRVVVLNKGAIEQVGTPDEIYDTPNSPFVYGFIGQSNRLKVRITSGEIWFDDKPLGLSTPHEPDGEAYLYFRPHDIELRDGDGGAIAGLLVASRRVAGTRHLEINIGAQHDPIEIELPPNKADALDRNRIAFRPTRWKLFRNGN, encoded by the coding sequence ATGGAAGTTCGCGTTCAAAAACTGCGCAAGGAATTCGGTCGCTTTCCCGCATTGCATGATGTGTCCCTGGATATCCGCTCGAGCGAATTGATTGCGCTTCTTGGTCCATCGGGCTCCGGCAAGACGACGCTGCTGCGCCTGATTGCCGGATTGGAGACGCCGACGGAGGGACAGATCTTCTTCGGTGACGAGGATGCGTCGCGAAAGACGGTGCAGCAGCGCAATATCGGCTTCGTGTTTCAGCACTACGCGCTGTTTCGGCACATGACCGTGCTTGATAATATCTCTTTCGGCCTGAAAGTCCGCTCGGCATCGCGCCGTCCGCCACGCGATGAAATTCGCCGGCGTGCCGTGGAGCTGTTGGAACTTGTGCAGCTGAACGGGCTGGAGAAGCGCTATCCGGCCCAGCTTTCCGGCGGCCAGCGCCAGCGTGTGGCGCTGGCGCGCGCCATGGCGGTCGAGCCGAACGTGCTGCTGCTGGACGAGCCCTTCGGCGCTCTCGATGCACAGGTCCGCAAGGACCTGCGTAAATGGCTGCGGGAAATCCATGACCGGACCGGCCATACCACCGTCTTCGTGACCCATGACCAGGAAGAGGCGCTGGAGCTCGCCGACCGCGTCGTCGTGCTCAACAAGGGTGCTATCGAGCAGGTCGGAACGCCGGACGAGATCTACGACACGCCGAATTCTCCTTTCGTCTATGGTTTCATCGGTCAGTCCAATCGCCTCAAGGTCCGCATCACCAGCGGCGAGATCTGGTTCGATGACAAGCCGCTAGGGCTTAGCACGCCGCATGAGCCCGATGGCGAAGCCTACCTCTATTTCCGCCCCCATGACATCGAGCTCCGTGATGGCGACGGCGGCGCGATCGCGGGCCTGCTCGTTGCCAGCAGGCGTGTGGCAGGCACCCGCCATCTCGAGATCAACATCGGCGCCCAGCACGATCCTATCGAAATCGAACTGCCGCCGAACAAGGCGGATGCCTTGGATCGCAACCGCATCGCCTTCAGGCCGACACGCTGGAAGCTGTTTCGCAACGGCAACTAA
- the cysW gene encoding sulfate ABC transporter permease subunit CysW: MAHDLSAAAETGHSVITESRAARIIFILISLVFLTLMVLLPLAAVFVEAFRKGIETFFEALVDEETFAAIRLTLIVAGISVPLNLVCGVAAAWAIAKFEFKGKAFLTTLIDLPFSVSPVISGLVFVLLFSSNSVLGPYLQSHGIQILFAVPGLVLATMFVTFPFVARELIPLMQEQGSADEEAALSLGANGWQTFWYVTLPNIKWGLLYGVLLCNARAMGEFGAVSVVSGHIRGETNTMPLQVEILYNEYNFSGAFAVATLLALLALVTLILKTLLEMRYSEEIAASRRH, from the coding sequence ATGGCGCATGATCTTTCTGCCGCTGCTGAAACGGGTCATTCCGTCATCACCGAAAGCCGGGCGGCCCGCATCATTTTCATATTGATTTCGCTCGTCTTTCTGACGCTGATGGTGCTCCTGCCTCTGGCCGCCGTCTTCGTCGAGGCTTTCCGCAAGGGGATCGAGACTTTCTTTGAGGCCCTGGTCGATGAAGAGACCTTCGCGGCGATCCGGCTCACATTGATCGTTGCGGGCATCAGTGTGCCGCTGAATCTCGTCTGCGGTGTTGCCGCCGCATGGGCGATCGCCAAGTTCGAATTCAAGGGCAAAGCCTTCCTGACGACGCTGATCGATCTGCCGTTTTCCGTTTCTCCTGTTATTTCCGGCCTAGTCTTCGTGCTGCTCTTCAGTTCGAACAGCGTGCTCGGCCCTTACTTACAGAGCCATGGCATACAGATCCTGTTTGCGGTTCCGGGGCTTGTCCTGGCAACGATGTTCGTCACCTTTCCCTTCGTCGCGCGCGAGCTGATCCCGCTGATGCAGGAGCAAGGCAGCGCGGACGAGGAGGCGGCCCTTTCGCTTGGGGCCAATGGCTGGCAGACCTTCTGGTATGTCACGCTGCCGAATATCAAATGGGGCCTGCTTTACGGCGTATTGCTCTGCAATGCCCGCGCCATGGGGGAGTTCGGAGCCGTTTCGGTCGTTTCGGGCCATATCCGTGGCGAAACCAACACCATGCCCCTGCAGGTCGAGATTCTTTATAACGAATATAATTTCTCGGGGGCCTTCGCAGTTGCCACGCTCCTGGCCCTGCTCGCCCTTGTCACACTTATACTGAAGACGTTGCTGGAAATGCGCTATAGCGAAGAGATCGCAGCCAGCCGGCGTCACTGA
- the cysT gene encoding sulfate ABC transporter permease subunit CysT has protein sequence MHSIIRKRWRLRQPSVIPGFGLALGVTLAWLIFIVLIPLSGLLWKSSSLGWEKFWALALDVRTLYALRMSFGGAFIAALVNAVLGLILAWVLVRYRFPGKRILDAMVDLPFALPTAVAGIALTTLYAPNGWIGQFLAPLGIKIAFTPVGIVIALIFVGLPFVVRTAQPVMEEIDREVEEAAATLGANRFQTITRVLLPGLAPAALTGFALAFARAAGEYGSVIFIAGNRPYVSEIAPLLIVIRLEEYNYAAATSIATVMLFISFTMLLIINLIQSWSRRRYGYGA, from the coding sequence ATGCATTCTATAATCCGCAAACGGTGGCGGTTACGGCAGCCGAGCGTCATTCCGGGCTTCGGATTGGCGCTCGGCGTTACCTTGGCTTGGCTCATCTTCATTGTTCTCATTCCGCTGTCGGGCTTGCTGTGGAAGAGCAGCTCTCTCGGCTGGGAAAAATTTTGGGCTTTGGCTCTTGATGTGCGCACGCTCTATGCGCTGCGCATGAGCTTCGGCGGCGCCTTCATTGCCGCGCTCGTCAACGCCGTGCTTGGGCTTATCCTTGCCTGGGTGCTGGTGCGTTATCGCTTTCCAGGCAAGCGCATCCTCGATGCCATGGTCGATCTGCCGTTCGCGCTGCCGACGGCGGTTGCCGGCATTGCCTTGACGACGCTTTATGCGCCGAATGGATGGATCGGCCAGTTCCTGGCGCCGCTCGGCATCAAGATCGCCTTCACCCCGGTCGGTATCGTCATCGCGCTGATTTTCGTCGGCTTGCCCTTCGTGGTTCGCACGGCGCAGCCGGTCATGGAGGAGATCGACCGTGAGGTCGAAGAGGCGGCGGCAACCCTTGGAGCGAACCGCTTTCAGACGATCACGCGCGTGCTGCTGCCGGGATTGGCGCCTGCGGCGCTGACGGGCTTTGCGCTCGCATTCGCGCGTGCGGCCGGCGAATACGGATCGGTCATCTTCATCGCCGGAAACAGGCCCTATGTCTCGGAAATCGCTCCGCTGCTCATCGTCATTCGTCTGGAGGAATACAATTACGCCGCGGCGACGTCGATCGCGACGGTGATGCTGTTCATTTCCTTCACCATGCTTTTGATCATCAATCTCATCCAGTCGTGGAGCAGAAGGAGATATGGCTATGGCGCATGA
- a CDS encoding sulfate ABC transporter substrate-binding protein — MQTIKLSRLLATAVLIGGFSVAAVAPTWAADKTFLNVSYDPTRELYKDFNAAFAAKWKKDTGETINIKASHGGSGAQARSVIDGLDADVVTLALEGDIDAIAKATHKIPADWKTKFPNNSVPYTSTIVFLVRKGNPKGIKDWADLVKDGVEVITPNPKTSGGARWNILAAWAWAKQANGGDDAKAQEYVAQLLKHVPVLDTGARGATTTFVQRGLGDVLLAWENEAYLSLDELGPDKFEIVTPSVSIRADPPVAVVDGNVDTKGTRKVAEAYLNYLYSDEGQKIAAKHYYRPIKPEAADPKDVARFPALKLATIDDFGGWSQAQPKFFADGGVFDQIYKPGQ, encoded by the coding sequence ATGCAGACGATAAAGCTTTCCCGGCTTCTCGCCACCGCGGTTCTGATCGGCGGTTTTTCAGTCGCGGCCGTTGCGCCGACCTGGGCGGCGGACAAGACGTTTCTCAATGTTTCCTACGATCCGACGCGTGAATTGTATAAGGATTTCAACGCCGCTTTTGCTGCCAAGTGGAAGAAGGATACGGGCGAAACCATCAACATCAAGGCTTCGCATGGCGGTTCCGGCGCGCAGGCCCGCTCGGTCATCGATGGTCTCGACGCCGATGTCGTGACGCTGGCGCTTGAAGGCGATATCGACGCGATCGCCAAGGCGACGCACAAGATCCCCGCCGACTGGAAGACCAAGTTCCCGAACAATTCGGTTCCCTATACCTCGACAATCGTCTTCCTGGTGCGCAAGGGCAATCCCAAGGGCATCAAGGACTGGGCGGACCTGGTCAAGGACGGCGTCGAAGTCATCACGCCGAACCCGAAAACATCGGGCGGTGCCCGCTGGAATATCCTTGCGGCCTGGGCCTGGGCCAAGCAGGCCAATGGCGGCGACGATGCCAAGGCGCAGGAATATGTCGCCCAACTCCTGAAGCATGTCCCGGTTCTCGATACCGGCGCGCGCGGCGCGACGACGACCTTCGTTCAGCGTGGCCTCGGCGATGTTCTGCTTGCTTGGGAAAACGAAGCCTATCTCTCGCTCGATGAGCTCGGCCCGGACAAATTCGAGATCGTGACCCCGTCCGTCTCGATCCGCGCCGATCCGCCGGTTGCCGTCGTCGATGGCAATGTCGACACCAAGGGCACGCGCAAGGTCGCGGAAGCCTATCTGAACTATCTGTACTCGGATGAAGGTCAGAAGATCGCCGCCAAGCACTATTACCGGCCGATCAAGCCGGAAGCGGCAGATCCCAAGGATGTCGCCCGTTTCCCGGCCTTGAAGCTGGCGACCATTGACGATTTCGGCGGATGGTCTCAAGCTCAGCCGAAATTCTTCGCTGACGGGGGCGTCTTCGATCAGATCTACAAGCCGGGACAATAA
- a CDS encoding PTS sugar transporter subunit IIA has translation MDLSTIILPEHAFIGLSVPTKWRALQMLSSKAASCFGLDEAMVLRVLEARERLGTTGIGNGVAVPHAAIAGMTRPRGLMVRFAHAVDFEAIDDVPTEWAFVLLFGEGGRSDYLNVLAAIARRLRTEGVLTAMRQARSADELYSVFMSDSVV, from the coding sequence ATGGACCTTTCCACGATCATTCTTCCCGAACATGCCTTCATCGGCCTGTCGGTGCCGACCAAATGGCGGGCGCTGCAGATGCTGTCATCGAAGGCGGCCAGTTGCTTCGGCCTGGATGAGGCCATGGTCCTGCGGGTGCTGGAGGCTCGCGAGAGGCTGGGCACCACCGGCATCGGCAATGGCGTTGCCGTTCCGCATGCCGCTATCGCCGGCATGACCAGACCGCGCGGATTGATGGTGCGCTTTGCCCATGCCGTCGATTTCGAGGCTATAGACGACGTTCCGACGGAATGGGCATTCGTGCTGCTTTTCGGGGAAGGCGGCCGCAGCGACTATCTGAATGTGCTTGCCGCGATCGCCAGGCGGCTGCGCACAGAGGGCGTCTTGACGGCGATGCGGCAGGCCAGGAGCGCCGACGAGCTCTATTCGGTTTTTATGTCCGACTCCGTCGTCTGA
- a CDS encoding response regulator transcription factor, producing MNTTAVKILVVDDEPPIRKLLRVGLGAQGYVVNEAQNAASARASVDEDQPDLIVLDLGLPDKSGQDLLLEWREDGVQIPVVILSSRTDEAGIVKALESGADDYVTKPFGVNELAARIRVALRHRLQQQGEKAIFQTGGLSIDLVKRIVKVDGKEIKLSPKEYDILRVLAQHAGKVLTHQFLLKQIWGPAADVQYLRVYVRQLRQKIEEIPDQPHYITTETGVGYRLREPD from the coding sequence ATGAACACCACCGCCGTCAAGATTCTCGTCGTCGATGACGAGCCGCCGATCCGCAAATTGCTGCGCGTCGGTCTCGGTGCCCAGGGCTACGTCGTCAACGAGGCGCAGAATGCAGCGTCTGCTCGAGCCTCGGTGGACGAGGACCAGCCCGACCTGATCGTGCTCGATCTCGGCCTCCCCGACAAATCGGGCCAGGATCTGCTCTTGGAATGGCGCGAGGATGGGGTGCAGATCCCGGTCGTCATTCTATCCAGCCGCACGGACGAGGCCGGTATCGTCAAGGCGCTCGAAAGCGGCGCCGACGACTATGTGACCAAGCCCTTCGGCGTCAACGAACTTGCGGCCCGCATTCGCGTGGCGCTGCGCCATCGGCTGCAGCAGCAGGGCGAGAAGGCGATCTTCCAGACCGGCGGCCTTTCCATCGATCTCGTCAAGCGCATCGTCAAGGTCGACGGCAAGGAGATCAAGCTTTCGCCGAAGGAATACGACATCCTGCGCGTGCTTGCCCAGCACGCCGGCAAGGTGCTGACGCATCAGTTCCTGTTGAAGCAGATCTGGGGGCCGGCGGCCGACGTGCAGTACCTGCGCGTCTATGTTCGCCAGCTCCGGCAGAAGATCGAGGAGATTCCCGATCAGCCGCATTATATCACGACCGAGACGGGCGTCGGCTATCGCCTGCGCGAGCCGGATTGA